One stretch of Chryseobacterium fluminis DNA includes these proteins:
- a CDS encoding GDP-mannose 4,6-dehydratase, producing MNYLVTGGSGFIGSHLVEQLLKNGHSVINIDNFDNFYSHQIKIKNTLESISEISDFEYTDKENDIQTLVSLSKSSHYTLYYQDIRDKEGLEQIFKNHSIDLVIHLAALAGVRPSIERPLEYEEVNIRGTMNLWELCHQFNIRKFICASSSSVYGNNEKVPFAETDNVDNPISPYAATKKCGEVLGHVYHQLYAIDMIQLRFFTVYGPRQRPDLAIHKFTKLISQDEEIPFYGDGTTARDYTFIDDIIDGITKSLQYLETHSGVYEIINLGESQVINLNEMLSTIENTLGKSAIRKNLPLQPGDVQKTNADITKARTLIGYKPDTNFQNGIKKFVEWFLRK from the coding sequence ATGAATTATCTTGTAACCGGCGGAAGCGGTTTTATTGGTTCCCATTTGGTTGAACAATTATTAAAAAATGGACATTCTGTCATTAACATTGACAATTTTGATAACTTCTACAGTCATCAGATTAAAATCAAAAATACTTTAGAATCTATAAGTGAAATTTCGGATTTTGAGTATACTGATAAAGAAAATGACATTCAGACCCTTGTTTCACTGTCAAAATCATCCCATTATACACTTTATTATCAGGATATCCGTGATAAAGAAGGCCTCGAACAGATTTTCAAAAATCACAGTATAGATCTGGTGATTCACCTGGCTGCTTTAGCCGGCGTTCGACCCTCCATCGAAAGACCTCTTGAATATGAAGAAGTGAACATCCGGGGCACCATGAACCTCTGGGAGCTTTGTCATCAATTCAATATCAGAAAATTTATTTGTGCATCGTCTTCGAGTGTTTACGGAAACAACGAAAAAGTCCCTTTTGCAGAAACAGATAATGTAGACAATCCTATTTCTCCGTACGCCGCTACTAAAAAATGTGGTGAAGTTTTAGGTCATGTGTACCATCAGTTATATGCTATTGATATGATTCAGCTGAGGTTCTTTACTGTTTACGGGCCAAGACAAAGGCCGGATCTGGCCATTCACAAATTCACAAAATTAATTTCCCAAGACGAGGAAATCCCATTTTACGGTGACGGGACTACCGCAAGGGATTATACTTTTATTGATGATATTATCGATGGCATTACCAAATCTTTACAATATCTGGAAACACATTCCGGGGTTTACGAAATCATTAATTTAGGTGAAAGTCAGGTCATCAATTTAAATGAAATGCTCTCGACGATTGAAAATACGCTAGGAAAATCTGCCATCCGAAAAAATCTGCCATTACAACCCGGGGATGTCCAGAAAACCAATGCCGATATTACCAAAGCCAGGACATTAATTGGCTATAAACCTGACACCAACTTCCAAAATGGCATAAAAAAATTTGTGGAATGGTTTTTGAGAAAGTGA
- a CDS encoding PA0069 family radical SAM protein, producing the protein MQNEKIIKGQGAQRNVVNRFDKYTYEPEDDDFEAVKTTFTEIFPKTIVNKVKSEDLPMEYSMNPYQGCEHGCAYCFARPTHEYWGYSAGIDFERKIMVKKNAPELLEKFFQKRGYQPAPILLSGNTDCYQPAERQFEITKKLLQVCLDYRHPVHILTKNAMVLRDIPILKPMAEQSLVSVSLSIPTINEDLRRKIEPRTSSAKNKLKAIEILSENKVPVHVMVAPVIPGLNNDEPLSILRAVSDAGAQGFGYTLVRLNDTVEPVFIQWIEKTFPDRAQKVLNLIRSMRGGNLGEKRYFDRQKGEGNIAEMIHTTFKIGSKKFFDGKEFPKLSIADFTGAKDQQLRLFE; encoded by the coding sequence ATGCAGAACGAAAAAATTATAAAAGGCCAGGGAGCTCAGCGAAATGTTGTTAACCGTTTCGATAAGTATACCTATGAGCCGGAAGATGATGATTTTGAAGCTGTAAAAACAACCTTCACCGAGATTTTTCCTAAAACAATTGTCAATAAGGTTAAAAGTGAAGACCTCCCCATGGAATATTCGATGAATCCATACCAAGGCTGTGAACATGGATGCGCTTATTGTTTTGCAAGACCTACCCATGAATATTGGGGATACAGTGCCGGAATTGATTTCGAAAGAAAAATCATGGTGAAAAAAAATGCACCAGAACTTTTAGAGAAATTTTTTCAGAAAAGAGGCTATCAGCCTGCCCCGATTTTACTTTCCGGAAATACAGACTGCTATCAGCCCGCAGAACGGCAGTTTGAAATTACAAAAAAACTGCTGCAGGTCTGTCTTGATTACCGCCATCCCGTTCATATCCTGACAAAAAATGCAATGGTTTTAAGGGATATTCCCATTCTGAAGCCCATGGCAGAGCAAAGTCTTGTTTCTGTATCATTAAGCATTCCTACGATAAATGAAGATCTGAGACGGAAAATAGAACCCAGAACAAGCTCAGCGAAAAATAAGCTGAAGGCCATTGAAATCCTTTCTGAAAATAAGGTTCCTGTACATGTAATGGTAGCACCGGTTATTCCGGGATTAAACAATGATGAGCCGCTGTCTATTTTAAGAGCAGTTTCAGATGCCGGTGCTCAGGGCTTTGGGTACACACTGGTAAGGCTGAATGATACGGTAGAGCCCGTCTTTATACAGTGGATCGAAAAAACTTTCCCTGACAGGGCGCAAAAAGTCTTAAATCTCATCCGCTCTATGCGAGGCGGAAATCTAGGCGAAAAAAGGTATTTTGACAGACAGAAAGGGGAAGGCAATATTGCAGAAATGATTCATACAACTTTTAAAATTGGAAGTAAAAAGTTTTTTGACGGTAAAGAATTTCCTAAGCTTTCCATTGCTGATTTCACAGGTGCGAAAGATCAGCAATTAAGATTGTTTGAATAA
- a CDS encoding DUF2795 domain-containing protein has protein sequence MYWTLELASYLSDAPWPMTKAELIDYAIRTGAPMEVVENLQAIEDEGEIYDAIDEIWSDYPTDEDYLWNEDEY, from the coding sequence ATGTACTGGACATTAGAATTAGCTTCATACCTAAGTGACGCCCCTTGGCCAATGACAAAAGCAGAGCTTATCGACTATGCCATCAGAACTGGTGCACCTATGGAAGTGGTAGAAAATCTTCAGGCCATCGAAGATGAAGGAGAAATCTATGATGCAATTGACGAGATTTGGAGCGACTATCCTACGGACGAAGATTATCTTTGGAACGAAGACGAATATTAA
- a CDS encoding DUF2797 domain-containing protein: MQFQGQILKMISFDDQPIQYYLNLSGDLIHMNELFGKELTVKHIGFQCVNCGEDKPVYRMGFCKNCFFESPYASDTIIRPELSTAHLGVAERDLEVEKEMQLQPHTVYLAYTGEVKVGVTRNTQIPTRWIDQGATFALPIARTENRYEAGMIEVALKQHVPDKTNWRKMLQDDYEDEIDLIDFQQKIKEYFPDDFQKFYSEGEKVWKFDFPYDKPEKIASFTLDKKPEFTGRLVGIKGQYLSFDGGNFINVRGHEGYKIELNVKN, translated from the coding sequence ATGCAGTTTCAAGGGCAAATTTTAAAAATGATCAGTTTCGATGATCAACCCATTCAATATTATCTTAATCTTTCCGGAGATCTGATTCATATGAATGAATTGTTCGGAAAAGAATTGACGGTAAAGCATATAGGGTTTCAGTGTGTGAATTGTGGTGAGGATAAACCGGTGTACAGAATGGGATTTTGCAAAAACTGTTTTTTTGAAAGTCCGTATGCGAGTGATACCATCATTCGTCCCGAACTTTCAACGGCACATCTCGGAGTTGCTGAGCGCGACCTGGAAGTAGAAAAAGAAATGCAGCTTCAGCCGCACACGGTTTATCTTGCTTATACCGGAGAAGTAAAAGTTGGGGTGACCAGGAACACCCAGATCCCTACAAGGTGGATCGATCAGGGGGCTACTTTTGCTTTGCCTATTGCCAGAACCGAAAACCGTTACGAAGCCGGGATGATAGAAGTTGCTTTAAAGCAGCATGTACCGGACAAGACAAACTGGAGAAAAATGCTGCAGGATGATTATGAAGATGAAATAGATTTAATTGATTTTCAACAAAAAATCAAAGAATATTTTCCTGATGATTTTCAAAAATTCTACAGTGAAGGCGAAAAGGTATGGAAATTTGATTTTCCATACGACAAACCTGAAAAAATAGCGTCATTTACCTTAGATAAAAAACCTGAATTTACAGGCAGACTCGTAGGAATTAAAGGACAGTATCTGAGTTTCGACGGAGGAAACTTTATCAATGTGCGAGGACATGAAGGATATAAAATTGAGCTGAATGTGAAAAATTAG